In Marinobacter salinisoli, the DNA window ACCATGAAGTGGTCGTTTGAGACCTATGGCAAATCGGTATTTGTGGCCAAGATCATGGAGGGGGACCGGAGGCCACGATGACAGCGCCGAACCGACCCGATCCCGGGCAGTCCGAGGGCAAACAACCCTCCGATCCCCTTGTGCCGCGGCAGTATTCCTTTCTGTGGCTGAGCGCAGCCCTGTTCCTGCTGGTCATGTGGATTCAGGACGGCAACCAGACCCGGGTAGCAGAGCTGGCCTACTCGGACTTTAAAAACGCCATTTCCGAAGGCCATATCGAGGAGGTGACCCTCAGCCAGGAGCGGATACGCGGCTCCTTTACAGACGCCGGGGCGTCCGCATTCAGCGACCCGTCGACCCAGTCCGGCAAAGACTTTCAGACCATTCGCCCGCCGATGGAGGATCCCGCCCTCCTGGAACTGTTGGAACAGCAGAGCGTGACCATACGGGCCACCCCGTCGGGGCTTCCCTGGTGGCAACAGCTGCTGCAGGCCTTTCTTCCGTGGCTTTTGTTTCTCGCGCTCATGTTCTGGTTCTGGGGCGTGGCCCAGAAACGAATCTCACAGGGCACTGGCGCATTCGATTTCAGCAAATCCCGGGCCCGGCTCGCGCGCAAGGAAACCTCCACCACGACCCTCGACGATGTCGCCGGTATAGAATCGGCCAAGCGGGATATTACCGAGATCATCGACTTCCTCCGCGCACCGGAGAAATATCGCGCCGTCGGGGCGGAAATGCCCAAAGGGGTCTTACTGGTAGGCCCTCCCGGCACCGGCAAGACACTGCTTGCCCGCGCAATTGCCGGCGAGGCGGAAGTGCCGTTTTTCAGCATCAGCGCCTCCGAGTTCATTGAAATGTTCGTTGGCGTTGGTGCCGCACGGGTGCGGGATATGTTCAACCAGGCGCGCAAGGAAGCCCCCGCGTTGATCTTCATTGACGAACTCGATGCCGTTGGCCGCTCCCGGGGCACTGGTCTTGGCGGGGGCCACGACGAACGGGAACAAACCCTGAATCAGATTCTTACCGAGATGGACGGTTTCGAGCCCCACGAAAACATACTGGTTCTGGCCGCCACCAACCGGCCCGACGTACTGGATTCTGCCCTGCTCCGCCCCGGCCGTTTCGACCGAACCATCACCCTCGACCGGCCCCATAAAGATGCGCGCGAAGCCATCTTACGAGTCCATGTGCGCAAACTGCCGCTGGCCGACGATGTGAACCTTGAGGACGTGGCCGCCAGGACCATCGGCCTCTCCGGCGCAGAGCTCAAGAACCTCGTGAACGAGGCAGCCCTGACCGCCGCCCGGGAAAACCGCAACCAGGTCGACGCTCACTGCTTTGAAGTCGCCCGAGACCGCATTGTGCTTGGCCAGGAGCGCGACACCCAGCTTTCTGCCGAAGAGAGGGAGGCCGTGGCCTACCACGAATGTGGCCACGCGCTGATGGCGTACTACACCCCCAAAGCTGATCCGCTGACCCGCATCACCATCATTCCCCATGGAATGGCCATGGGCGTCACCGAGCAAACGCCCAAAGAGGACCGCTATACCTACACGGAGAGCTATCTGAAAGATCGCATCAAAGTGATGCTCGGTGGCCGCGCTGCCGAAA includes these proteins:
- the ftsH gene encoding ATP-dependent zinc metalloprotease FtsH — protein: MTAPNRPDPGQSEGKQPSDPLVPRQYSFLWLSAALFLLVMWIQDGNQTRVAELAYSDFKNAISEGHIEEVTLSQERIRGSFTDAGASAFSDPSTQSGKDFQTIRPPMEDPALLELLEQQSVTIRATPSGLPWWQQLLQAFLPWLLFLALMFWFWGVAQKRISQGTGAFDFSKSRARLARKETSTTTLDDVAGIESAKRDITEIIDFLRAPEKYRAVGAEMPKGVLLVGPPGTGKTLLARAIAGEAEVPFFSISASEFIEMFVGVGAARVRDMFNQARKEAPALIFIDELDAVGRSRGTGLGGGHDEREQTLNQILTEMDGFEPHENILVLAATNRPDVLDSALLRPGRFDRTITLDRPHKDAREAILRVHVRKLPLADDVNLEDVAARTIGLSGAELKNLVNEAALTAARENRNQVDAHCFEVARDRIVLGQERDTQLSAEEREAVAYHECGHALMAYYTPKADPLTRITIIPHGMAMGVTEQTPKEDRYTYTESYLKDRIKVMLGGRAAEKLVYGEVSTGAQNDLKEATHLLRKMIGQWGMSEKLGPMGLSIGEEHVFLGREMGLPREYSEKLAEQIDAEIQSQLQSLERDAIECLTEHRAQLNALAHAVLKQETLSGDQIQAILGGNVAPSVQAHQARSSG